The Novosphingobium sp. THN1 genome includes a window with the following:
- a CDS encoding MFS transporter yields MPLSLAGFVLIGGMLTSLSVYVSVMQPLLGWSAAEAGAGPVALLIGMSAGNLVISPALRRLGINGTFALGSLLAALAWAAAGWSNTLAGFSLAMAIAGFGTGLGSIVPGIAVLTEAFHARRGLAIGLFIGSCSLASSAMPMATNLLIERAGWRVAFQIIGLAALVLVPVLWRFLPGRAVSGGARVADHSGQDGLNRRGAFHLPAFWVLTLVMTLSMVCMNGVLFNIVTYLKDRGTATQDAVALYSFANFMSLPGLLVGGYLSDRVRVQILFPAILLIQAAGTLALLGMGDAGPVAMAATAAFVVLWGGVAGLPAQAGSLMLREITGSREFPALLAIVFTINGFIGALAPGLTGWLRDATGDYRSAFALFGLVMIASAVAALWCRDPRPQATTAKF; encoded by the coding sequence GTGCCGCTTTCCTTGGCAGGCTTTGTCCTGATCGGCGGAATGCTGACATCGCTCAGCGTCTATGTGTCCGTTATGCAGCCTCTGCTGGGATGGAGTGCCGCCGAAGCAGGTGCAGGCCCGGTCGCCTTGCTGATCGGGATGAGCGCAGGCAACCTTGTTATAAGCCCGGCACTGCGCAGGCTCGGCATCAACGGAACATTCGCGCTCGGTTCCTTGCTGGCGGCTCTTGCATGGGCCGCAGCGGGGTGGAGCAATACTCTGGCCGGCTTCAGCCTCGCCATGGCAATTGCCGGTTTCGGGACTGGTCTGGGATCTATCGTGCCGGGCATTGCCGTTCTGACTGAAGCGTTCCACGCCCGCCGGGGGCTGGCGATCGGGCTGTTCATCGGCAGTTGTTCCTTAGCCAGTTCGGCGATGCCCATGGCCACGAACCTGCTGATCGAAAGGGCGGGCTGGCGGGTCGCCTTCCAGATCATCGGCCTTGCCGCACTGGTGCTGGTCCCTGTGCTCTGGCGGTTTCTGCCGGGTCGCGCAGTCTCCGGGGGCGCGCGCGTTGCGGATCATTCGGGGCAGGACGGATTAAACCGTCGCGGGGCTTTCCACTTGCCGGCCTTCTGGGTGCTCACGCTCGTGATGACGCTGAGTATGGTGTGCATGAACGGTGTGCTGTTCAACATCGTGACCTACCTTAAGGATCGCGGCACCGCCACGCAGGATGCGGTTGCTCTTTACAGCTTCGCCAATTTCATGAGCCTGCCGGGATTGCTGGTCGGCGGATACTTGTCCGACAGAGTGCGCGTGCAGATCCTGTTTCCGGCGATCCTGCTGATTCAGGCAGCCGGAACCCTCGCTTTGCTGGGCATGGGCGATGCGGGTCCTGTCGCCATGGCAGCCACAGCAGCCTTCGTTGTGCTATGGGGCGGGGTGGCAGGCTTGCCCGCGCAAGCTGGTTCGCTGATGCTGCGTGAAATTACCGGTAGCCGGGAATTCCCGGCATTGCTGGCCATCGTCTTCACGATCAACGGCTTCATCGGTGCGCTTGCACCGGGACTGACCGGTTGGCTGCGCGATGCGACAGGCGATTATCGCTCTGCCTTCGCCCTGTTCGGCCTAGTCATGATTGCATCTGCTGTTGCTGCCTTGTGGTGCCGCGATCCGCGCCCGCAAGCGACAACTGCCAAGTTTTGA
- a CDS encoding TetR/AcrR family transcriptional regulator C-terminal ligand-binding domain-containing protein, with the protein MQFIKDGEIDFTMTDVAERSGIARSTIHARWPTRDQLVADALRTHNSTFQVELRDDWRDHLNHIATAFRDFSARPHEIAINALTAQLGGGFLAEETHRQWQSISVAMAEPLHKARQSGDIRPDIDPTMVIATLFTSIAGHIVIAKDVPSDDHLRQLVSILIAGCEAR; encoded by the coding sequence TTGCAGTTCATCAAGGATGGTGAAATCGACTTCACGATGACCGATGTTGCCGAGCGGTCCGGCATTGCCCGCTCGACGATACATGCCCGCTGGCCCACCCGCGATCAGTTGGTGGCCGACGCCCTGCGCACCCATAATTCGACCTTCCAGGTAGAGCTGCGCGACGACTGGCGCGATCATCTGAATCATATCGCCACCGCATTCCGCGACTTTTCGGCACGGCCGCACGAGATCGCCATCAATGCCCTGACCGCCCAACTGGGCGGGGGCTTCCTGGCGGAAGAAACACATCGCCAATGGCAATCCATTTCCGTCGCCATGGCCGAACCGCTGCACAAGGCGCGGCAGAGTGGAGATATCCGCCCGGACATCGATCCGACCATGGTCATCGCCACCCTGTTCACGTCTATCGCAGGGCACATCGTGATCGCCAAGGACGTGCCATCGGACGATCACTTGCGCCAGCTTGTCAGCATACTGATCGCAGGATGCGAGGCCCGGTAA
- a CDS encoding TonB-dependent receptor domain-containing protein, with product MNPSASQINVFKPETIVSYEAGLKGEWFDRRLRTNLAVFHVDYRNLQISQFIAGSEGATANIVNAGKVAYRGVEAEITAVPVRGLTLDGSIGYTDPKYKTYLYLDPATDTVINVASEARMSQAAKFNAHVGAQYEQDIGLGTLSLRADYSYRSTVYWFTLDRVSQFNRDIRSRPDHNLRARIALDDIAIGRAKLGLGVWGDNLTDQRNIDFGIDFGSLGYASASFKMPRTFGVDARITY from the coding sequence ATCAATCCGTCGGCATCGCAGATCAACGTCTTCAAGCCGGAGACCATCGTTTCCTACGAAGCGGGCCTGAAAGGCGAATGGTTCGACCGCAGGCTGCGCACTAATCTTGCGGTGTTCCATGTCGACTATCGCAACCTGCAGATTTCGCAGTTCATTGCCGGTAGCGAAGGCGCCACAGCCAATATCGTGAATGCGGGCAAGGTCGCCTATCGCGGGGTCGAAGCGGAAATCACCGCCGTCCCGGTGCGCGGTCTGACGCTGGACGGATCGATTGGCTATACCGATCCCAAATACAAGACCTACCTCTATCTCGATCCGGCAACCGATACGGTCATCAACGTCGCGTCGGAAGCCCGCATGTCGCAGGCGGCGAAGTTCAACGCCCATGTCGGCGCGCAGTATGAGCAGGACATCGGGCTCGGTACGCTCTCGCTGCGCGCCGATTACTCCTACCGCAGCACGGTATACTGGTTCACTCTTGACCGCGTGAGCCAGTTCAACCGCGATATCCGTTCGCGGCCCGACCATAACCTGCGGGCGCGGATCGCGCTTGACGATATCGCGATCGGCAGGGCCAAGCTTGGGTTGGGCGTCTGGGGCGACAACCTGACCGATCAGCGCAATATCGATTTCGGCATCGATTTCGGCAGCCTTGGCTATGCCAGCGCCTCGTTCAAGATGCCACGCACGTTCGGCGTGGATGCCCGGATTACGTATTGA
- a CDS encoding TonB-dependent receptor, translating to MKDFDDVAAKRFSSTRASLMGCAALALACWSPSALAQDDPATAARDGSQLGEIVVTARRTQENLQSTPVAVTALSGELLNKLNVRDVVATAQFTPNLSIAAQPASITAASVFIRGIGNSSPSAVSEQGVGIYLDGVYIARSAGAIFDLVDLERVEVLRGPQGTLFGRNSVGGAVQLVSRKPSKTMGVEAKAGFGTFNDWYGRVRLDTGTLGDLPVQASISYMRRQRDGYFDNTLAPSSRDSGALKGEAVTAAVQGDFGNLTANYTFDYNDREGVSSFFQTIAATDDVRAYFGASAPVYGGAPFQIGSTALSSGLQLPGTDLAGNKTFSVKAKVQGHALTLNWEASPQLTVKSITAYREYKQDGANNLSGNGNMLGFTLSPTLFVDGIVIPEGVNPTNLYEGYTTQRQHQFSQELQLLGSVGDFKYVAGAFYFDEKSSEANYQTLTYVLPGGEAGVNLAPLQAFNGKAKSYAVFGQISYAPGAGNFELTGGLRYTHDQKWLTLAGDVQPNLDGKVSYNNVSWLVSANYRLLPDLMGYVRVSSGFRAGGSIRRHRRSTSSSRRPSFPTKRA from the coding sequence ATGAAAGATTTCGACGATGTTGCCGCAAAACGCTTTTCCTCAACGCGTGCCAGCCTGATGGGCTGCGCGGCCTTGGCCCTTGCATGCTGGTCACCGTCTGCCCTTGCGCAGGACGATCCGGCCACCGCAGCGCGTGATGGTTCGCAACTTGGCGAAATCGTGGTCACGGCGCGGCGCACGCAGGAAAACCTGCAATCGACGCCCGTGGCGGTAACGGCGCTGTCGGGAGAACTTCTGAACAAGCTGAACGTGCGCGACGTCGTGGCGACGGCCCAGTTCACGCCGAACCTGTCCATCGCGGCGCAACCCGCCTCGATCACGGCTGCTTCGGTTTTTATCCGCGGCATCGGCAATTCATCGCCCAGCGCCGTGTCCGAACAGGGCGTGGGAATCTATCTCGACGGCGTTTATATCGCCCGCTCTGCCGGTGCGATTTTCGACCTGGTAGATCTTGAGCGTGTGGAAGTTCTGCGCGGCCCGCAAGGTACGCTGTTCGGGCGCAACAGCGTGGGCGGCGCGGTGCAACTGGTCAGCCGCAAGCCCTCCAAAACGATGGGGGTAGAAGCGAAAGCCGGCTTCGGCACGTTCAACGACTGGTATGGCCGGGTACGGCTCGACACCGGCACGCTGGGCGACCTGCCTGTCCAGGCGTCCATCAGCTATATGCGTCGCCAGCGCGACGGGTATTTCGACAATACGCTGGCCCCGTCCAGCCGCGATTCGGGCGCGCTGAAGGGCGAAGCCGTGACCGCTGCGGTGCAAGGTGATTTTGGTAATCTGACAGCGAACTATACCTTTGATTACAACGACCGCGAAGGAGTTTCGTCATTCTTCCAGACCATTGCGGCCACGGATGATGTGCGGGCCTATTTCGGCGCATCCGCGCCCGTCTACGGTGGCGCGCCCTTCCAGATCGGTTCCACCGCCCTGAGCAGCGGCCTGCAATTGCCCGGGACGGACCTTGCCGGAAACAAGACCTTCAGCGTCAAGGCGAAGGTCCAGGGTCATGCGCTGACGTTGAACTGGGAAGCGTCGCCGCAGCTTACCGTCAAGTCCATCACTGCCTATCGCGAATACAAGCAGGATGGCGCAAACAACCTGTCGGGGAACGGCAACATGCTTGGCTTTACGCTCAGCCCAACGCTGTTTGTCGATGGCATCGTGATACCGGAAGGGGTCAACCCGACCAACCTGTATGAAGGCTATACGACCCAGCGGCAGCACCAGTTCTCGCAGGAATTGCAGCTGCTCGGTAGCGTGGGCGACTTCAAGTATGTGGCAGGTGCATTTTACTTCGACGAAAAATCGTCTGAAGCCAATTACCAGACGCTGACCTATGTGCTTCCGGGCGGCGAGGCCGGTGTAAACCTCGCGCCTCTTCAGGCCTTTAATGGCAAGGCAAAGTCGTACGCCGTGTTCGGGCAGATCAGCTATGCACCGGGCGCGGGCAATTTCGAGCTGACCGGCGGCCTGCGTTATACCCACGACCAGAAGTGGCTGACGCTGGCAGGCGATGTCCAGCCCAACCTTGACGGGAAGGTCAGCTACAACAACGTGTCGTGGCTGGTATCGGCGAATTATCGCCTGCTGCCAGACCTGATGGGCTACGTGCGCGTTTCCAGCGGGTTCCGTGCCGGGGGATCAATCCGTCGGCATCGCAGATCAACGTCTTCAAGCCGGAGACCATCGTTTCCTACGAAGCGGGCCTGA